The genome window CTCCCGTTTGGTCCAATCAGGCCGACAAATTCTCCCTCTTCCACAGAAAGCGAGACCTTGTCCACCGCATTTTTCCTGCCATAGGAGAACGTCAGCTCTTCTACCTCAAGCCGCATACAAGCTACCTCCCCTTCTCTATTTCTCTCTGCCGGTATTACGCTTTAACAGCCAGATAAATACCGGTCCCCCAATTACTGCGGTTAGAATTCCCACCGGCAGCTCTTCCGGCGCGATCAGCATTCTCGCCGCTACGTCCACCCATACTACCAGGATTCCTCCTAAAAGTGCAGAGATCGGTAATACATTTTTGTGATTCCCCCCTACCAGAAGCCGGGTAAAATGTGGAACCATAAGGCCCACAAAGCCAATCGTACCGCTGACCGCGATCGTCACTCCCGCCATGAGAGATGCCACAAGCACCAACATTTTCTGCAGGCGGCGTACATTTGCCCCCAGCGCACCCGCACTCTCATCTCCCAGCACCAGCAGATTCAGCCCCCGGTAATTGAGCATAAGAACCACCATACAGCCGACCAGCACCACAAAGGGTAGTTTCAGATAAGCCCACTTGGCGCCGGCAAGGCTCCCCGACATCCAAAATTCTGCATTATGAAGCCCCAACGCATTCGGTGCACTCAGCTTGATCACGTCCGTAAGTCCGTCCATGATCATGGACAGCGCCACTCCCGAAAGGAGCAGCTGCGTAATATGGATCCGTCCCCGCACCCGGGATATGGTATATACAAAAATAATCGTAATCGCCGAGCCAAGAAATGCACTGATCGACAGGGAATACGTTCCCAGAAAAGAAAAGGCCCCAAATAGCATTCCCAGTGTGGCAAATGCAGCCGCCCCCGAGGAAACTCCCAGGATAAACGGGTCTGCCAGATGATTGCGGACCAATGCCTGCATCGTCACCCCGCAGACTGCCAGAGAAGCCCCCACGATCATGCCAAGACAGACTCTGGGAAGACGCAGTCCCAGAATCACATTTACTTCCAGCTGCTCCCAGGTACAAGGTATCTTATTCCCGATGACAGGGAGACGGCTAAGAAGAATTTTCGCCGTAGTACCCGGAGCCACCGTGACCGGGCCAAGCCCCGTTGCCAGCACCAGAGACAAAAGCGCTGCCACACTCAACAATATGATGATCAAAACAATATTCGGTTCTTCCCGGTTAAAATGTTTTTTCAAAAACTTCCCCATATGGTTCCTCCCACCTTTCCTGCCGCCGGCCAGACTGCTGTTCATCAAATTTCACTCTTACCTTTTCTTCCTGCCGGTTTTCTCTTTTCACACATTAACAGACGAACCCGGCCCGCGCAAGCCCCTGGGAGGGATATAACGGCGTAAGAAACCGAGATGAAGGTCCACCGGAACTAGGTATGCCTGGCGCCGAGATAAAGATCCACTGAACCTTATTTCAGGTATGCGTGGCAACAAAGAGACGGTACTCCACCTGCCATTTGGCCGATGCGCACCGTCTCTCTTTTTTATAAATAATTTAAAACTTTCTATAAGCCCGCCGACTAATAGACTCCGCCTTATAGCCTTACTATGTTAAAACGAATGTTACATATTCTCCCTGACAGCCTACTTAGACTGATACAGTCCCCAGATAAACAACGCCGGGATAATAAAATCGATCGCCAGAAGCGGATTAAAGCCTGTCAGCATAGTGGACTGTACACAGGAAATCGCGATCATGACCGTGTAAATTCCAATCGCTGCCGCACAGCCTTTGAAGGATTTCCCACTGAATCCCAGTACGCCTGCCACAATCATAGAAACCGATGAAATCAGGCTCATTCCCATGCTGAGCGGAGTGTAGGCCTCCTTTAGCATACTCATATCCACACCCGGAACCTCCAGGCTATTTACCACATAATACCCCGCCAGGAGACTTATAATTCCCAGAACACTAAGTACAATAACGATAATAGACATGACCTTTAATAATTTGTTAGGTATAAACATAACTGTTACCTCCGTTTCTTTTTACTATACCATTAAATCTTATCCCTTACAACCAATATCCTTCTCTTGCTCCTAAACACTACAACTGCCTGAGCGCCTCGATCGGACTGAGCCTTGCCGCCTTCCTGGCCGGGTAGATTCCAAATATAATTCCTACGCTACAAGAAAAAGCTGTCGTCAAAATGACAGACATCGGGGTGATCCGCGCCGACAGGCCACCGATTCCCAGTGCAGACACAAGACCTGCGATTCCCGCGCCGATCAGGATTCCAATAATCCCTCCGATTCCGGATATGATTGCCGATTCCATCAAAAATTGCATCACAACAGAGGAGGTTTTCGCTCCCAGGGCCTTGCGGATACCGATTTCCCTTGTCCGCTCCGTCACGGATACCAGCATAATATTCATGACGCCGATTCCGCCTACCAACAGAGAAATTCCCGCGACAAATGCCACAAATGCGGTCACGCCGTCCATGATCGTCCCCATAAAGGAGAGATCCATCGCCTGTTGCTTGGTAAATAAGTCCTTCCCATCACTCATATGGCGCGCCGACAGGATACGGATCGCCGCAGCCGCCACCTGGTTTTCACTCGCCTGCTCTCCCAGATAAATGCTCAGCGACGATACATTTTCCGCCCCTCTTCCCCAGTTCGCAGATGCCGTATAGGGCATTTCCATCATGACCGGCATCTCCATGCCAAACATTTTCATCGCCTCATCATTGGCCTCCATAAGCTCCACATCATAATCCCGGACACCGCATATCCTCACAGTTTGAATCGTATTTTCAATATGAAGTTCCAGTTCCATTCCCTCCACGTCCGTCGTTCCATAGAGATAAATCGCGCTGGCTTTATCGAGCACACAGACCAGATTCCCATTTGCCACATCTTCCTCCGTAAAGAAATCCCCGACTACCACCTCCTTTTGCGCCGGATCAAAGCGGGCATCGGGCATGGTCATAGATACGTATGCCTGAAAATCCCCTTTCCGGGTCGTAACTTCTCCCACCAGACTGCTGGCGGATACCACCCCTTTACTCAGATCTCCCAGTTGTTCCTTCAAAGCCTGTATATCTTCCTGGGTAATCAGCTCCGTATTCGTCGTCTCCTCCCCATCTACGATAATTCCCACACTCTTTGCATCGCTTTCCGCCATCACGTCATCTTTTAATCCATTTCCAATGGAAATGATCGTGATAACCGAGGCGATTCCGATAATAATTCCCAGCATGGTCAAAAAAGACCGGCCTTTGTTAGAACGGATCGACAGGAGCGCCATTTTAATATATTCTCCAAATTGTTCCATATGTAAATTCCTCCTGATTATGCCCCTTGCGCAAGACTGCTCATTTTTTGCGATTCTCCACTGCCTGATTCGCCAAATTACTTACTTTCCACTTTTTCGGCCGCCCGATTCGCTTAAGTTACTTACTTTCCACTCTTCTCCACTGCCTGCGCACGCATTCCTTCTTTGACGCTTCCGGTCGAATCATAGACCACCTGGTCTCCCTCGGAAAGTCCCTCTTTAATCTCCACTCTGGTACTGGAGGAAGTCCCCAGTTCTACCATCTGTTTTTTCACCACGCCATCGCGAATGACGTAGACAAAATCGCCGGTGGTTCCGGTATTGATCACCTCGCACGGGAGACATAGAACATTCTTTTCCTCCGCCACCAGCATAGTGACCTTGGCATTAACTCCAACATAAATATTCTCGTCGGGATCATCGATCTGCACCCTCGCACCAATCACCGGATTTCCCTTTTCATTGGGAAGCGCAATTTTATCAATAGATGTCAGCGTCCCACTGTAACTTTGCCGGCCAATTTCCACGACCGCGCTGCTGCCCTCCTTCAATTTATCACAATCTCCTGCCGCCACCTCTATTTTCACCGCTACGTCTGTATTGCTGACCAGTGTAAATAACTCTCCTCCCTGAACCGCCTGGC of Roseburia hominis contains these proteins:
- a CDS encoding iron ABC transporter permease; translated protein: MGKFLKKHFNREEPNIVLIIILLSVAALLSLVLATGLGPVTVAPGTTAKILLSRLPVIGNKIPCTWEQLEVNVILGLRLPRVCLGMIVGASLAVCGVTMQALVRNHLADPFILGVSSGAAAFATLGMLFGAFSFLGTYSLSISAFLGSAITIIFVYTISRVRGRIHITQLLLSGVALSMIMDGLTDVIKLSAPNALGLHNAEFWMSGSLAGAKWAYLKLPFVVLVGCMVVLMLNYRGLNLLVLGDESAGALGANVRRLQKMLVLVASLMAGVTIAVSGTIGFVGLMVPHFTRLLVGGNHKNVLPISALLGGILVVWVDVAARMLIAPEELPVGILTAVIGGPVFIWLLKRNTGREK
- a CDS encoding ABC transporter permease, which produces MEQFGEYIKMALLSIRSNKGRSFLTMLGIIIGIASVITIISIGNGLKDDVMAESDAKSVGIIVDGEETTNTELITQEDIQALKEQLGDLSKGVVSASSLVGEVTTRKGDFQAYVSMTMPDARFDPAQKEVVVGDFFTEEDVANGNLVCVLDKASAIYLYGTTDVEGMELELHIENTIQTVRICGVRDYDVELMEANDEAMKMFGMEMPVMMEMPYTASANWGRGAENVSSLSIYLGEQASENQVAAAAIRILSARHMSDGKDLFTKQQAMDLSFMGTIMDGVTAFVAFVAGISLLVGGIGVMNIMLVSVTERTREIGIRKALGAKTSSVVMQFLMESAIISGIGGIIGILIGAGIAGLVSALGIGGLSARITPMSVILTTAFSCSVGIIFGIYPARKAARLSPIEALRQL